Proteins encoded within one genomic window of Gloeobacter kilaueensis JS1:
- a CDS encoding HD domain-containing protein: protein MNLLQRKSRTYHDPIHGAISLSGSDPAEALLIGLIDAPEFQRLRRIRQLDVAALTFHGAEGSRFTHSLGVLAIARRIFDRLAPRYPMLAPFRTVALCSALLHDVGHGPFSHASEHIFNYDHEQWTRRILCESTQIAQLLDAFDPGLNRQLCAVLNKTHPISALSQLISGQLDCDRLDYLVRDSYFTGARYGQLDLDRIIHAIDFDPPTQTLVLSGRKQMVAIEHYLVVRHFMYSQVYYHPKNMAARFILQQALALAARYARSGELEMDEQIKAWLVLDIEQMPLQTYLASDDILFTYHLNRWRNHPDPILGDLCRRFLDRDLFKAIEVTDLADLHREFVYKRVCAAVAALGWPSTHYCTLQNTQARGYTLYEQGIFLRDGADLRELADASQLVRSLIQPETRVWLVYPREVESEVRKLLSK, encoded by the coding sequence ATGAATCTTCTGCAGCGCAAGTCCCGCACCTACCACGATCCGATCCACGGGGCGATCAGCCTTTCGGGCAGCGATCCAGCTGAGGCATTGCTCATCGGCCTCATCGATGCCCCCGAATTTCAGCGCCTGCGCCGCATCCGCCAGCTCGACGTTGCCGCCCTCACCTTCCACGGTGCCGAGGGCTCGCGCTTCACCCATTCTCTGGGTGTCCTGGCCATCGCCCGGCGCATCTTCGACCGGCTCGCGCCCCGCTATCCGATGCTCGCTCCCTTTCGCACGGTCGCCCTCTGCTCTGCCCTTCTCCACGACGTTGGCCACGGCCCCTTCAGCCATGCGAGCGAACACATCTTCAACTACGACCACGAGCAGTGGACCCGCCGCATCCTCTGCGAATCCACTCAGATTGCACAACTGCTCGACGCCTTTGACCCCGGCCTCAACCGTCAGCTCTGCGCCGTCTTGAATAAGACCCACCCGATCAGCGCCCTCTCCCAGCTCATCTCAGGCCAGCTCGACTGCGACCGCCTCGACTACCTCGTGCGCGACAGCTACTTTACCGGAGCCCGCTACGGCCAGCTCGACCTCGATCGGATCATCCATGCCATCGACTTCGACCCGCCCACCCAGACCCTGGTCCTGAGTGGACGCAAGCAGATGGTCGCGATCGAGCACTACCTTGTCGTCCGCCACTTCATGTACTCCCAGGTCTACTACCACCCGAAGAACATGGCTGCCCGCTTCATCCTCCAGCAGGCGCTCGCCCTCGCTGCCCGCTACGCCCGCAGCGGCGAACTGGAGATGGACGAGCAGATCAAAGCCTGGCTGGTCCTCGACATCGAACAGATGCCCCTCCAAACCTACCTCGCCTCCGACGACATTCTCTTCACCTACCACCTCAATCGCTGGCGCAACCATCCCGACCCGATCCTGGGCGATCTCTGCCGCCGTTTCCTCGACCGCGACCTCTTCAAAGCGATCGAAGTCACCGACTTAGCCGACCTGCACCGCGAATTTGTCTACAAGCGGGTCTGTGCCGCCGTTGCCGCCTTGGGCTGGCCGTCTACCCACTACTGCACCCTCCAGAACACCCAGGCCAGGGGCTACACCCTCTACGAACAGGGCATCTTTTTGCGCGATGGAGCGGACCTGCGCGAACTGGCCGACGCCTCCCAACTGGTCCGCTCCCTCATCCAGCCCGAGACCCGCGTCTGGCTCGTCTATCCTCGCGAAGTCGAATCCGAAGTACGCAAACTCCTTAGCAAATAA
- a CDS encoding response regulator, with protein MNTPPVDRAIRILLADDHPVVRQGLAAVISRQPGMAVVGEASNGHEAIALFRRYLPAVTLMDLRMPDMDGVEALVAIRTEFPDSRIIVLTTFDTDEDVYRGLRAGAMAYLLKDAPTEELIEAIRAVHAGQKRIPQQIAARLTSRLNNPELTARELEVLRLVVQGKSNRQIAVSLFIGEGTVRAHMNNILSKMGAQDRTQAAMLAIRRGLVRLE; from the coding sequence ATGAACACCCCACCGGTGGATCGAGCGATTCGGATTTTGCTCGCCGACGATCACCCTGTCGTCCGCCAGGGATTGGCGGCGGTGATCAGTCGCCAGCCCGGTATGGCGGTGGTGGGTGAAGCCAGCAATGGCCACGAGGCGATCGCCCTTTTTCGGCGGTATCTGCCGGCGGTGACGCTGATGGATCTGCGAATGCCGGATATGGACGGCGTCGAGGCGCTGGTTGCCATCCGCACCGAGTTTCCCGATTCGCGGATTATCGTTCTCACGACCTTCGACACCGACGAGGACGTGTATCGGGGATTGCGGGCGGGGGCAATGGCCTACCTGCTCAAGGACGCCCCGACCGAGGAGCTGATCGAGGCGATCCGGGCCGTCCACGCCGGTCAAAAGCGCATCCCCCAGCAGATCGCCGCCAGACTCACCAGCCGTCTCAATAATCCCGAACTGACTGCCCGCGAATTGGAGGTGCTCAGGTTGGTCGTCCAGGGCAAGAGCAATCGCCAGATCGCCGTCAGCCTCTTCATCGGCGAGGGCACCGTGCGTGCCCACATGAACAATATTCTTTCTAAGATGGGCGCTCAGGACCGTACCCAGGCGGCGATGCTTGCCATCCGCCGGGGACTGGTGCGGCTGGAGTAG
- a CDS encoding sigma-70 family RNA polymerase sigma factor, whose protein sequence is MTRSDPVDVFSTFLRFDGASTRWICDPRLRRSMLISIEKLGQQKEAFWINYWLDAWRTQPSVARQLALGHLSAYLQEGCLQVARRYHSRFGNTRYGLEDYFQIAMARIERILEGYHSCGASFKNFANVVFSNNIVEAMRQQREFNICSPWSLLRKVSQRRIKEVLVHTGYNPDQIEHRLTAWLCFKDLYIPSSTKSRLHEPNPQLWQRLWKEYCRRMPRVAGQASSPEQLRQWLIECANAVRMYLFPTFQASSEFSSDPQMDDWMEQLPQNRVPSLWEGLVLDEDERRRRLLCRLLRQILATAIAQFEARDQELLKLYYGEDWTQQQLAGQFQMRQDAVCRRLQRLRIRLVTTVGQWCRQHLEAPLSEQVLEEMDELIEEWLEQSYGPPQAE, encoded by the coding sequence TTGACACGCAGCGATCCTGTCGATGTCTTCTCGACTTTCCTGAGGTTCGACGGTGCATCCACGCGCTGGATCTGTGATCCCCGCTTGCGCCGCAGTATGCTCATCAGCATCGAAAAGCTCGGGCAACAAAAAGAGGCGTTCTGGATAAACTACTGGCTGGATGCCTGGCGCACCCAGCCATCGGTAGCGAGACAGCTAGCTCTGGGCCACCTGAGCGCCTACTTGCAGGAGGGGTGCTTGCAGGTGGCGAGGCGCTATCATAGCCGCTTCGGCAATACGCGCTATGGCCTGGAGGACTACTTTCAAATTGCAATGGCTCGGATCGAGCGCATTCTGGAAGGCTACCATTCCTGCGGTGCCAGCTTCAAGAATTTTGCAAATGTAGTATTTTCAAATAACATCGTCGAGGCGATGCGTCAGCAGCGCGAGTTCAACATCTGTTCGCCCTGGTCGCTCCTGCGCAAGGTGAGCCAGAGGCGGATTAAAGAAGTACTTGTCCACACGGGTTACAACCCCGATCAAATCGAACACCGGCTGACTGCCTGGCTCTGTTTCAAAGACCTCTATATTCCGAGTTCCACCAAATCCCGGCTTCACGAGCCCAACCCGCAACTGTGGCAGCGCCTCTGGAAGGAATACTGCCGCCGGATGCCCAGGGTAGCAGGGCAGGCGAGCAGTCCGGAGCAGTTGCGCCAATGGCTCATCGAGTGCGCCAATGCGGTGCGCATGTACCTCTTCCCGACCTTTCAGGCGAGCAGCGAGTTTTCTTCGGACCCCCAGATGGACGACTGGATGGAGCAGTTGCCCCAAAACCGCGTGCCCTCGCTCTGGGAGGGACTGGTCTTAGACGAAGACGAGCGCCGCCGCCGGTTGCTGTGCCGGCTGCTGCGGCAGATCCTCGCGACAGCTATCGCCCAATTTGAAGCCCGAGACCAGGAACTGTTGAAGTTGTACTACGGCGAGGACTGGACCCAGCAGCAACTGGCCGGACAGTTTCAGATGCGCCAGGACGCCGTCTGCCGTCGCCTGCAGCGCCTCCGCATCCGGCTTGTGACGACGGTGGGCCAGTGGTGCCGGCAGCATCTGGAGGCTCCGCTTTCTGAGCAGGTACTGGAGGAGATGGACGAGTTGATCGAAGAGTGGTTGGAACAGTCCTATGGCCCACCCCAGGCAGAATAG
- a CDS encoding MarR family winged helix-turn-helix transcriptional regulator: protein METTTREPSRQAFFEEWKDILAPTGFGYRVRILSQLMSRRFQDRLEPFGITPFHWVVLCCLWQEDGLPTSAICERLQQVGGTLTGVLDRMEERGLVRRERDSRDRRIWRVFLTEQGEELMDELPPVVRRVKEETLAGIAEEERALLSRLLDRTIANLAN, encoded by the coding sequence ATGGAGACGACCACCCGAGAACCTTCCCGGCAGGCATTCTTCGAAGAGTGGAAGGATATTCTCGCTCCCACCGGCTTCGGGTATCGAGTGCGGATTCTCTCGCAGTTGATGAGTCGTCGCTTTCAAGACCGGCTCGAACCGTTTGGCATCACCCCCTTTCACTGGGTCGTGCTCTGCTGCCTGTGGCAGGAGGACGGTCTGCCCACTTCGGCCATCTGCGAGCGGCTGCAGCAGGTGGGCGGCACCCTCACCGGCGTGCTTGACCGGATGGAGGAGCGGGGTCTGGTCCGCCGCGAGCGCGACAGCCGCGACCGGCGCATCTGGCGCGTGTTTCTTACCGAGCAGGGCGAAGAACTGATGGACGAGCTGCCGCCTGTGGTGCGCCGGGTCAAAGAAGAGACCCTGGCTGGGATCGCCGAGGAGGAGCGCGCCCTATTAAGCCGCCTGCTCGATCGGACGATCGCCAATCTCGCCAATTAA
- a CDS encoding sensor histidine kinase, which yields MLVVRPPTRNPLKLARSRLLASYIAVTAAIMALLAFGFYSYVRSTLVERIDDTLKHVVQLIEHSMVIVPEADGRLRVDPDRVFAGGDDDPTIELDLIYLEWFDPQGRPVRSTAVFRRPVPLTRGLIRATVEVSPGHKLRQLTVPVRREGQLLGYLRVSHQWFEVDKPAQQLFFDLLFGLSIAMLLISAGGWVLTEMALRPIREAYNQLKQFTADASHELRTPLAALQTNVQVTLADPEPSAESYRKSLEVSERLTRRMGRLVGDLLFLARNEGQENAEGQTDCNLTELLQQIVEEQMPLAAAAGLNVSIKTSGPVMVVANPDQMSQLFTNLLGNAIRYTPTGGQIALTTGREGKDAIVTVSDTGIGIAPEHLGRIFERFYRVDTARARQAGGTGLGLAIAKTIVENHQGQIWAESEPGKGTTLRVRLPARPGERRAQSEPAAGALPLEG from the coding sequence ATGCTGGTCGTGCGCCCACCCACCCGCAATCCCCTCAAGCTGGCCCGTTCTCGTCTGCTCGCAAGCTACATCGCCGTCACCGCCGCAATCATGGCGCTGCTGGCTTTTGGGTTCTATTCTTACGTGCGCAGCACCCTGGTCGAGCGCATCGACGACACGCTCAAGCACGTCGTCCAGCTCATCGAGCACTCGATGGTGATCGTGCCGGAGGCCGATGGCAGGCTCCGGGTCGATCCCGATCGGGTCTTTGCCGGTGGCGACGACGATCCGACGATCGAACTGGATCTGATTTATCTGGAGTGGTTTGATCCCCAGGGCCGCCCGGTGCGCTCCACCGCCGTCTTTCGCCGCCCGGTGCCCCTGACGCGCGGCCTGATTCGAGCGACGGTCGAAGTCTCCCCCGGCCACAAACTGCGCCAGCTCACCGTGCCAGTGCGCCGGGAGGGCCAGCTATTGGGCTATCTGCGCGTCTCTCACCAGTGGTTCGAGGTCGATAAACCTGCCCAGCAACTGTTCTTCGATCTGCTCTTTGGCCTCAGTATCGCGATGCTGCTCATCAGCGCCGGGGGCTGGGTGCTCACCGAGATGGCCCTCAGGCCCATCCGCGAAGCCTACAACCAGCTCAAGCAGTTCACCGCCGACGCGAGCCACGAATTGCGCACGCCCCTTGCCGCCCTGCAGACCAACGTCCAGGTCACCCTCGCCGACCCGGAGCCCTCCGCCGAGAGTTACCGCAAAAGCCTCGAAGTCTCCGAGCGTCTGACCCGGCGCATGGGCCGCCTGGTGGGCGATCTGTTGTTCTTAGCGCGCAACGAGGGCCAGGAAAACGCCGAGGGCCAGACCGACTGCAACCTCACAGAACTGCTCCAGCAGATTGTCGAAGAACAGATGCCCCTCGCCGCCGCCGCCGGGCTGAACGTCTCGATCAAGACCAGTGGGCCGGTGATGGTCGTCGCCAACCCCGACCAGATGAGCCAGCTTTTTACCAATCTGCTCGGCAATGCCATCCGCTACACCCCGACCGGGGGCCAGATTGCCCTCACAACTGGCCGCGAGGGCAAAGATGCCATTGTCACCGTGAGCGACACCGGCATCGGCATCGCCCCCGAGCACCTGGGCCGCATCTTCGAGCGCTTCTATCGGGTCGATACCGCCCGTGCCCGGCAGGCGGGCGGCACCGGCCTCGGCCTTGCCATCGCCAAGACGATCGTCGAAAACCACCAGGGCCAGATCTGGGCGGAGAGCGAACCGGGCAAAGGCACGACCCTGCGCGTCCGCCTGCCCGCCCGCCCCGGCGAACGCCGCGCCCAGAGCGAACCTGCCGCTGGTGCGCTGCCCCTCGAAGGTTGA
- a CDS encoding response regulator, producing MTQKRILVAEDVADNLLLIQSILESNGYAVTVAQNGAEAIELATSQLPDLILMDLSLPVVDGWKATRVLKSQDSTRPIPIIALTAHAMQGDREKALLAGCDDYMSKPIDIAEIEQVTASWLARTDGDAPQAQ from the coding sequence ATGACTCAAAAGCGCATCCTGGTGGCTGAGGATGTTGCCGACAACCTGCTTCTCATCCAGAGCATCCTCGAGAGCAACGGTTACGCGGTCACTGTCGCCCAAAATGGTGCCGAAGCAATCGAGCTGGCAACCAGCCAGCTACCCGATCTCATCTTGATGGATCTTTCGCTGCCGGTCGTCGATGGCTGGAAGGCGACTCGCGTCCTCAAATCACAAGATTCTACCCGTCCGATCCCGATCATTGCTCTGACCGCCCACGCCATGCAGGGGGACCGCGAAAAAGCGCTCCTTGCCGGTTGCGACGATTACATGAGCAAACCCATCGATATCGCTGAGATCGAACAGGTGACGGCGAGTTGGCTGGCCCGGACGGACGGGGACGCACCGCAGGCGCAGTAA
- a CDS encoding HlyD family secretion protein, producing the protein MKNAKVATVPAELTEREAADAPTRPLKKGLPRILLLAGLGMGLAAAGVAGFHWWQYASSHEETDDAYVSGHIHPVSARINGTVQKVLIDDNQPVKVGQPLVLLDPRDYQVQLQQAQAALAVAKRQAETARSNIAFAAGRAGAQQTTAGGNVGAAEAAIRSAQSVVVEAQAGIPAAQAQLAQANANLTKARLDYERYQNLEKEGVVARQQLDTARATYQVQVAARDAAAEGVRQAQARLAQARQGVANARAGLLQSEGSLQDARAANLQTDVNRAQYEAALAAVQQAEANVRNAQLQLSYTRIAAPIAGRIGKRTVEAGQRVQPGQPLLSVVQNQVWVTANFKETQLAHMRPGQTVEVKVDALGGKAFEGRVNSFSPGSGQTFALLPADNATGNFTKIVQRVPVKIVLDPASVRGYEPLLVPGLSVTSSVEVK; encoded by the coding sequence ATGAAGAACGCGAAGGTAGCGACGGTACCGGCGGAGCTGACCGAAAGAGAAGCCGCAGACGCACCGACCCGTCCGCTCAAAAAGGGATTGCCGCGCATTTTGTTGCTGGCGGGGCTGGGCATGGGTCTGGCGGCGGCAGGTGTCGCCGGTTTTCACTGGTGGCAGTACGCATCGAGCCACGAGGAGACCGACGACGCCTACGTGAGCGGCCACATCCATCCGGTGAGTGCCCGGATCAACGGCACCGTGCAGAAGGTGCTCATCGACGACAACCAGCCCGTCAAAGTCGGTCAGCCGCTGGTGCTGCTCGATCCTCGCGACTATCAGGTGCAGTTGCAGCAGGCGCAGGCGGCTCTGGCGGTGGCAAAGCGTCAGGCGGAAACGGCCCGCTCGAACATCGCCTTTGCTGCCGGTAGAGCTGGTGCCCAGCAGACGACCGCCGGGGGCAACGTCGGGGCAGCTGAAGCGGCGATCCGCTCCGCCCAGTCGGTGGTCGTCGAAGCTCAGGCCGGGATTCCAGCCGCCCAGGCCCAACTCGCCCAGGCAAACGCCAACCTGACCAAAGCCAGGCTCGACTACGAGCGCTACCAGAACCTCGAAAAAGAAGGCGTAGTCGCCCGCCAGCAGCTCGACACCGCCCGCGCCACCTACCAGGTGCAGGTGGCGGCCCGCGACGCGGCAGCCGAAGGGGTGCGCCAGGCCCAGGCCCGCCTTGCCCAGGCCAGACAGGGAGTAGCCAACGCCAGGGCCGGATTGCTGCAGTCGGAGGGTTCCCTCCAGGATGCGCGGGCGGCCAACCTCCAGACCGATGTCAACCGCGCCCAGTACGAGGCCGCCCTCGCCGCTGTCCAGCAGGCCGAGGCGAACGTGCGCAACGCCCAGCTGCAGCTTTCGTATACGCGCATCGCCGCCCCTATCGCCGGACGCATCGGCAAGCGCACCGTCGAGGCGGGCCAGCGCGTCCAGCCCGGCCAGCCCCTGCTCTCGGTCGTCCAGAATCAAGTCTGGGTGACGGCCAACTTCAAAGAAACGCAGCTCGCCCACATGCGCCCCGGTCAAACAGTCGAAGTGAAAGTCGATGCCCTGGGCGGCAAAGCCTTCGAGGGCAGAGTCAATAGTTTCTCCCCCGGCTCCGGCCAGACCTTTGCCCTCTTGCCCGCCGACAACGCCACCGGCAACTTCACCAAGATCGTTCAGCGGGTGCCGGTCAAGATCGTGCTCGATCCGGCGAGCGTGCGCGGCTACGAGCCGTTGCTCGTGCCTGGTCTATCGGTCACAAGCAGTGTCGAGGTCAAATAG
- the serS gene encoding serine--tRNA ligase has protein sequence MLDPKLLRDKPEWLTERLNTRGDDFGPTVQQLVLLDRERRASQTEVGRLQAESNQIGKQVGALLRSGLAADAQEVLALKQQGRDLGDSLARLQEQERTLDEQFGKLLLTLPNVPQPVVPVGKDETENKEVRRWGEPRTFDFEPLPHWEIGEKLGLLGFERATKVAQTRFALLVGDGALLERALIWFMLDRHRAHGYSEVLPPYLVNTTALTGTGQLPKFAEDSFRCQDDELWLIPTAEVPVTNLYAGEVLSAAELPIHHCAFTPCFRREAGSYGRDTRGLIRLHQFHKVELVKFCRPEHSEAEHESLVADAEDILQKLELPYRVLELCTGDLGFSASRCFDLEVWLPSQQRYREISSCSNFLDFQARRAKLRFKDPDKKGTEFLHTLNGSGLAVGRTFAAILENYQNADGTVSVPRVLRPYLGKDLLSP, from the coding sequence GTGCTCGATCCCAAACTGCTGCGCGACAAGCCGGAGTGGCTCACCGAACGGCTGAATACGCGCGGGGACGATTTTGGTCCCACCGTGCAGCAGCTGGTGCTGCTCGATCGGGAGCGGCGGGCCAGCCAGACGGAGGTGGGCCGATTGCAGGCGGAGAGCAACCAGATCGGCAAACAGGTAGGAGCGCTGCTGCGCAGCGGCCTGGCGGCGGACGCCCAGGAGGTGCTCGCCCTCAAGCAGCAGGGCCGGGATCTGGGGGACAGCCTTGCCCGCTTGCAGGAGCAGGAGCGCACCCTGGACGAGCAGTTTGGGAAGTTGCTCCTTACCCTGCCGAATGTTCCCCAGCCGGTGGTGCCGGTGGGCAAAGACGAAACAGAAAACAAAGAAGTGCGCCGCTGGGGCGAGCCGCGCACATTTGATTTCGAGCCCCTGCCTCACTGGGAGATTGGCGAGAAGCTGGGGCTTCTGGGTTTCGAGCGGGCAACAAAGGTGGCCCAGACCCGCTTTGCCCTGCTGGTAGGCGACGGAGCCCTGCTGGAGCGTGCCCTCATCTGGTTCATGCTGGATCGCCACCGCGCCCACGGCTACAGCGAAGTGCTGCCACCTTATCTAGTCAATACCACTGCCCTGACTGGCACCGGGCAGTTGCCGAAATTTGCCGAAGATAGCTTCCGCTGCCAGGACGACGAGCTGTGGCTGATTCCGACGGCAGAAGTGCCGGTGACCAACCTCTACGCAGGCGAGGTCTTGAGCGCCGCTGAGCTGCCGATTCACCACTGCGCCTTCACCCCGTGTTTTCGGCGCGAGGCCGGGAGCTATGGCCGCGACACGCGGGGGCTGATTCGCCTCCACCAGTTTCATAAAGTCGAACTGGTCAAATTCTGCCGCCCCGAGCACTCCGAGGCGGAGCACGAAAGCCTGGTAGCGGACGCGGAGGATATTTTGCAAAAACTCGAGTTGCCGTACCGGGTGCTGGAATTGTGTACGGGCGATCTGGGCTTTTCCGCCTCCCGCTGCTTTGATCTGGAAGTCTGGTTGCCGAGCCAACAGCGCTACCGCGAAATCTCCTCGTGCTCGAATTTTCTCGACTTCCAGGCGCGCCGGGCCAAACTGCGCTTCAAAGACCCGGATAAAAAAGGGACCGAATTTTTGCACACTCTAAACGGCTCCGGTCTGGCCGTGGGCCGCACCTTCGCCGCCATCCTCGAAAATTACCAGAACGCCGATGGGACGGTGAGCGTGCCCCGCGTCCTCAGGCCCTACCTGGGCAAGGATTTGCTCAGCCCCTGA
- a CDS encoding photosystem I assembly protein Ycf3 gives MPRSQRNDNFIDKSFTVMADMILKMMPVKRQAKEAFAYYRDGMSAQADGDYAEALEYYNEALKLEEDAYDRSFILYNIGLIHAANGQHDEALVYYDRALEDNPRLPQALNNIAVIHHYRGAKAEEDGHPERAEPHYEKAAAAWVRAIRLAPDNYIEAQNWLKTTGRAELLY, from the coding sequence ATGCCCAGAAGCCAGCGCAACGACAACTTCATCGACAAAAGCTTCACGGTCATGGCCGATATGATCCTCAAGATGATGCCGGTCAAGCGCCAGGCCAAAGAAGCCTTTGCCTATTACCGGGACGGCATGTCTGCCCAGGCGGACGGCGACTACGCCGAGGCCCTCGAATACTACAACGAGGCGCTCAAACTCGAAGAGGACGCCTACGATCGCTCGTTTATTCTCTACAACATCGGCCTCATCCACGCCGCCAACGGTCAGCACGACGAAGCGCTCGTCTACTACGACCGGGCCCTCGAAGACAATCCCCGCCTGCCCCAGGCGCTCAACAACATCGCCGTCATCCACCACTACCGGGGAGCAAAGGCCGAAGAAGACGGCCACCCCGAGCGGGCCGAGCCCCACTACGAAAAGGCCGCCGCCGCCTGGGTGCGGGCGATCCGGCTGGCTCCCGACAACTATATCGAGGCGCAGAACTGGCTCAAGACCACTGGCCGCGCCGAGTTGCTGTACTGA
- a CDS encoding SMP-30/gluconolactonase/LRE family protein codes for MLLSETFLIGSYLIVRDDVYFFSTTSLNRLKELIQMRVSGLLFLGLSCVVVSSLQLAPASGFSISDLEASNKELMAAASRLSPSLLQNAIQSPQAFSSPDQALTIQVSSPTSLYVGGDGDVKQYNASTGTFLGNFGTSIFSSPDLTYGGPDNHFFIIDGFSSNVLEYDQAGVFVRVLTGPANGLELNQPIGVTFSPYNGNLFVSDIGNASNGVFGNIREINPTTGDLINTLTNGPKGFQPLQVAFANNSLYVSDLTSNSVLRYNPSTNVFDTFASSSELTSPGGLAFGGSSLNNDLFVVGSASTILRYDGATGAFKSIFATSTLQNTTLTDLAFGPDGNLYVTDTRNSSILKFDGITGAFEGQFVTQQDGNLTNPTGILFAPSLVPEPVIGGSAFGFGVLGLLAIKARRRRQVGSSK; via the coding sequence GTGCTGCTATCAGAAACTTTTCTGATTGGCTCTTACCTTATTGTACGTGATGATGTATACTTCTTCAGTACTACATCGCTAAACCGTCTAAAGGAGTTGATTCAGATGCGAGTAAGTGGCTTACTGTTTTTGGGCCTATCTTGTGTCGTCGTATCTAGCTTGCAACTCGCCCCAGCTTCTGGATTCAGCATTTCTGATTTAGAGGCTAGCAACAAAGAATTAATGGCAGCGGCCTCTCGACTCTCACCATCACTACTACAAAATGCTATCCAATCCCCACAAGCTTTTTCATCCCCCGATCAAGCATTGACCATTCAAGTAAGTTCACCAACTAGCTTGTATGTTGGTGGAGATGGAGATGTTAAGCAATATAATGCTAGTACTGGTACCTTCTTGGGCAATTTCGGTACGTCTATTTTCTCTAGTCCAGACCTTACTTACGGAGGTCCAGACAATCACTTTTTTATAATTGACGGTTTCTCCTCAAATGTTTTGGAATATGATCAAGCTGGAGTCTTTGTGCGCGTACTAACTGGCCCGGCGAATGGCTTAGAACTTAATCAACCAATTGGCGTCACCTTCTCCCCATACAATGGAAACCTATTTGTGTCAGATATTGGAAATGCCAGTAATGGAGTTTTTGGCAATATACGGGAAATTAACCCGACTACAGGCGATTTAATAAATACTCTAACTAACGGCCCAAAAGGCTTTCAGCCTCTACAAGTTGCATTTGCTAATAACTCTCTTTACGTGAGTGATCTTACGTCCAATAGCGTCCTTCGCTACAATCCTTCCACAAATGTCTTTGATACCTTTGCCTCCAGCAGTGAACTTACAAGTCCAGGAGGTTTAGCTTTTGGAGGTTCGAGCCTTAACAATGATCTATTTGTTGTTGGCTCAGCGAGCACAATCTTGCGTTATGATGGCGCAACTGGAGCGTTCAAATCAATTTTTGCAACTAGTACTCTTCAAAACACTACTTTGACAGATCTTGCCTTCGGTCCAGACGGCAATCTTTATGTTACTGATACTAGAAACAGTAGTATCCTGAAATTTGATGGTATCACTGGTGCATTCGAGGGCCAGTTCGTTACACAGCAGGACGGAAACTTAACTAATCCGACAGGCATCTTGTTCGCCCCGTCATTAGTGCCTGAGCCGGTGATTGGTGGATCGGCTTTTGGGTTTGGTGTTCTGGGTCTGTTGGCGATCAAGGCTCGACGGCGCAGGCAGGTAGGCTCCAGCAAATAG